Proteins encoded within one genomic window of Fragaria vesca subsp. vesca linkage group LG1, FraVesHawaii_1.0, whole genome shotgun sequence:
- the LOC101297474 gene encoding protein VERNALIZATION INSENSITIVE 3-like — MADLLKTTNKTNKKQESKKASSSPNNHVSKKQSRKGDNPIRLSPASEQSPDFGYSNSWICKNSACRAVISIDNTFCKRCSCCICHLFDDNKDPSLWLVCTSESGEGDSCGLSCHIDCALRREKVGVVDLGQLMQLDGSYCCASCGKVSGILGIWKKQLLVAKDARRVDVLWDRICLSYKLLDGTSRFKELHDIVKEAKTKLEKEVGPINGESGTMVRGIVSRLSIAGAVLKLCSLAIEKADEWLANVSSADPNREGSLPAACKFLFEEVTPSSVVIILIELSNASADDIKGYKLWYYKSREELPTKEPTCTFSRSQRRILISNLQPCTEYTFRIISYTETGDLGHSEAKCFTKSVELIHKNLDSPVCRNHKKENPVIEANSSSMREPETTTAVVPSSEFKVRDLGKILRLAQAQAQQKGSLEGFCSANKEKCCGPSNPIKTETLQEELPSVSRGLDLNVLSMPDLNEELTPPFESSRDEDNGCTLQQTVEADDDAASHEMVKNGLARSHGSGDSQTWTHGITGDVPAVDSRAENGRKRKGNTNEETHDCDSTLINGPPLQNGSCCLDENFEYCVKIIRWLECEGHLTEEFRLKLLTWFSLRSTEQERRVVNTFIQTMIDDPSSLAGQLVDSFSDIISRKRQRNGFCSKLWH, encoded by the exons ATGGCCGATCTTTTGAAGACCACTAACAAGACAAATAAGAAGCAGGAGTCAAAAAAAGCCTCTTCTAGTCCAAACAATCATGTTTCTAAAAAGCAATCCAGAAAGGGGGATAATCCCATCAGACTCTCACCGGCTTCTGAGCAGTCTCCAGATTTTGGATATTCGAACTCATGGATCTGTAAAAACTCTGCTTGTAGAGCTGTTATATCCATAGACAACACATTCTGCAAGAGATGCTCCTGCTGTATTTGTCATTTGTTTGATGACAACAAGGACCCTAGTCTTTGGTTAGTATGTACATCTGAATCTGGTGAGGGAGACTCATGTGGGTTATCTTGTCACATTGACTGCGCACTTCGACGTGAAAAGGTGGGAGTTGTTGATCTTGGGCAATTGATGCAGCTAGATGGTAGTTATTGTTGTGCTTCATGTGGTAAAGTTTCTGGGATACTTGG AATTTGGAAGAAGCAGCTACTTGTAGCAAAGGATGCTCGTCGTGTTGATGTACTTTGGGACAGGATATGCTTGAGTTATAAGCTTCTGGATGGGACTTCAAGGTTTAAAGAACTTCATGATATTGTGAAGGAAGCCAAGACTAAACTTGAGAAAGAAGTGGGTCCAATTAATGGAGAGTCTGGAACAATGGTACGTGGGATAGTCAGCAGGCTATCTATCGCTGGTGCTGTACTGAAACTCTGTTCTCTTGCAATTGAGAAAGCTGATGAATGGTTGGCTAATGTTTCTAGTGCAGATCCAAACAGAG AGGGTTCACTACCAGCTGCCTGCAAGTTTCTCTTTGAGGAAGTAACACCTTCATCTGTTGTGATCATATTGATCGAACTGTCTAATGCATCAGCTGATGACATCAAGGGCTACAAGCTCTGGTACTACAAGAGCAGAGAAGAATTGCCCACAAAAGAGCCTACTTGTACCTTTTCAAGATCTCAGAGACGAATTTTGATCTCCAATCTGCAGCCTTGCACAGAGTATACTTTTAGGATAATATCCTATACTGAGACTGGTGACTTGGGTCACTCTGAGGCAAAGTGTTTCACCAAGAGTGTTGAGTTAATTCATAAAAACCTGGATTCACCGGTCTGCAGGAATCATAAGAAAGAGAATCCCGTCATTGAGGCAAATTCTAGTTCCATGAGGGAGCCTGAAACTACAACAGCAGTTGTGCCCTCTTCTGAATTTAAAGTTCGTGATCTTGGAAAGATACTTCGTCTGGCTCAGGCTCAGGCTCAACAGAAAGGCTCCTTAGAGGGCTTTTGTAGTGCCAACAAAGAAAAATGTTGTGGACCAAGCAACCCGATAAAAACTGAAACTTTACAAGAAGAGTTACCTTCTGTTTCACGTGGGCTTGACTTGAATGTTCTTTCAATGCCCGATCTGAATGAAGAGCTAACCCCGCCCTTTGAGTCATCCAGAGATGAAGATAATGGATGCACTCTGCAGCAGACCGTGGAGGCAGATGATGATGCTGCCTCTCATGAGATGGTGAAAAATGGCCTGGCAAGATCACATGGTAGTGGTGATTCACAGACCTGGACTCATGGGATTACTGGAGATGTCCCTGCTGTTGATTCCCGGGCAGAAAATGGCAGGAAGAGGAAAGGAAACACAAATGAAGAGACCCATGATTGTGACAGCACACTGATAAATGGGCCACCATTGCAAAATGGTTCTTGTTGCTTGGATGAGAACTTTGAGTACTGTGTGAAAATTATCAGGTGGCTGGAATGCGAGGGTCACCTTACAGAGGAATTCAGGTTGAAGTTGCTAACATGGTTCAGTTTGAGATCAACTGAGCAAGAGCGTAGGGTGGTGAACACCTTTATTCAAACTATGATTGATGATCCAAGTAGCTTGGCAGGACAGTTAGTTGACTCCTTTTCGGACATCATATCCCGCAAGAGGCAACGGAACGGATTCTGTAGTAAGCTCTGGCATTAA
- the LOC101297178 gene encoding protein mrp homolog, with translation MQLLHLPSSPYLSFQTLKTHAEAAGLALYEKPVVSSSSSIFCSLQQERVERSRWVSRRGSVLGSLTTKASSLEAGTAAVSNGVAESDVLKALSQIIDPDFGTDIVSCGFVKDLQIDEALGEVSFRLELTTPACPVKDMFEQKANEVVNELPWVKNVKVTMSAQPAKPLYAGQLPAGLQTISNIVAVSSCKGGVGKSTVAVNLAYTLAGMGARVGIFDADVYGPSLPTMVSPENRLLEMNLEKRTIIPTEYLGVKLVSFGFAGQGRAIMRGPMVSGVIDQLLTTTEWGELDYLVVDMPPGTGDIQLTLCQVVPLTAAVIVTTPQKLAFIDVAKGVRMFSKLKVPCVAVVENMSHFDADGKRHYPFGKGSGSEVVKQFGIPNLFDLPIRPTLSASGDSGVPEVVADPLGEVSKTFQELGICVVQQCAKIRQQVSTAVTYDKSIKAIRVKVPDSDDEFLLHPATVRRNDRSAQSVDEWTGEQKLQYNDVPEDIEPEEIRPMGNYAVSITWPDGFSQIAPYDQLQTMERLVDEFNQFLPPIPSQA, from the exons ATGCAACTTCTTCACCTTCCTTCCTCACCATATCTCTCATTTCAAACCCTTAAAACACATGCAGAAGCAGCAG GACTAGCTTTATATGAGAAACCTGTTGTATCATCATCATCTTCTATATTTTGTTCTCTTCAGCAAGAAAGAGTTGAAAGGTCTAGATGGGTATCACGTAGAGGCTCTGTGTTGGGCTCCTTAACGACTAAAGCTTCTTCTTTGGAAG CTGGCACTGCCGCAGTATCAAATGGGGTAGCTGAGAGTGATGTACTGAAGGCATTGTCTCAAATCATTGATCCAGATTTCGGGACAGACATTGTCTCGTGTGGATTTGTGAAAGACCTGCAAATCGATGAGGCATTGGGAGAG GTTTCATTTCGGTTAGAGCTCACTACACCAGCATGTCCAGTAAAGGACATG TTTGAGCAAAAGGCAAATGAGGTGGTGAACGAGCTTCCATGGGTCAAGAATGTCAAAGTGACAATGTCAGCACAACCTGCAAAACCCCTTTATGCCGGGCAACTTCCAGCAGGGTTACAGACAATTTCAAATATTGTGGCAGTTTCTAGTTGCAAG GGAGGCGTGGGAAAATCTACTGTTGCAGTAAACTTAGCATATACTTTGGCTGGTATGGGTGCTAGAGTTGGTATATTTGATGCTGATGTCTATGGTCCTAGTCTACCAACGATGGTCTCCCCTGAAAACCGACTACTAGAAATG AACCTAGAGAAAAGAACCATTATTCCTACTGAATACTTGGGAGTGAAATTGGTGTCTTTTGGATTTGCCGGACAAGGTCGTGCAATAATGAGAGGCCCAATGGTCTCTGGGGTCATTGACCAGCTTCTAACAACAACAGAGTG GGGAGAACTGGATTACCTTGTTGTTGACATGCCTCCTGGAACTGGTGATATTCAGCTTACATTGTGCCAG GTAGTTCCATTGACCGCTGCTGTTATTGTTACCACCCCTCAAAAGCTAGCGTTTATTGATGTGGCAAAAGGAGTTCGCATGTTTTCAAAGTTGAAG GTGCCATGTGTTGCTGTAGTTGAGAATATGAGCCATTTTGATGCCGATGGGAAGCGCCACTACCCATTTGGTAAAGGCTCAGGCTCAGAG GTTGTAAAGCAGTTTGGTATCCCAAATCTGTTTGATCTTCCCATTCGACCAACC CTATCTGCTTCTGGAGATAGTGGAGTACCCGAAGTGGTAGCTGATCCTCTAGGTGAAGTTTCTAAGACATTTCAGGAACTCGGAATATGTGTTGTGCAACAGTGTGCCAAGATTCGCCAACAAG TCTCAACAGCAGTGACCTACGATAAATCTATCAAGGCAATAAGAGTGAAGGTACCAGATTCAGATGATGAGTTTCTTCTCCATCCTGCAACTGTGAGACGGAATGACCGCTCTGCCCAAAGTGTG GATGAGTGGACAGGGGAGCAAAAATTGCAGTATAATGATGTTCCAGAAGATATTGAACCTGAAGAAATTCGGCCTATGGGAAACTATGCCGTGTCAATAACATGGCCAGACGGATTTAGTCAG ATTGCACCGTATGATCAGCTGCAGACAATGGAGCGGTTAGTTGATGAATTTAATCAATTCCTTCCCCCAATTCCTTCTCAGGCATGA